One genomic region from Haloterrigena gelatinilytica encodes:
- a CDS encoding response regulator, which yields MASADEADETDLGERIDILLVEPNPGDTRLFEENFRDAKLMNAVHAVTDGEEALDFLHQRGEYADAPRPDLVLLEPQLPGTSGTAVLSELKNEPPLDEIRVIVLTSSETGEEIVRSHDIEADEYIRKPVETEEFIAFVQEVEDFWFAIVKNESDD from the coding sequence ATGGCGTCAGCAGACGAGGCGGACGAGACCGATCTGGGGGAGCGGATCGATATTCTGTTAGTCGAACCCAACCCCGGCGACACCCGCCTCTTCGAAGAAAACTTTCGAGACGCGAAACTCATGAACGCCGTCCACGCCGTCACGGACGGCGAGGAGGCGCTCGACTTCCTCCACCAGCGCGGCGAGTACGCGGACGCGCCGCGACCGGATCTGGTCCTGCTCGAGCCCCAGCTCCCGGGAACCAGCGGGACGGCGGTGCTCTCCGAACTGAAAAACGAGCCGCCGTTGGACGAGATCCGCGTCATCGTCCTCACCAGTTCGGAGACGGGCGAGGAGATCGTCCGGTCCCACGACATCGAGGCCGACGAGTACATCCGCAAGCCCGTCGAGACCGAGGAGTTCATCGCGTTCGTCCAGGAGGTCGAGGACTTCTGGTTCGCGATCGTCAAAAACGAGTCCGACGACTGA
- a CDS encoding DUF7344 domain-containing protein — protein sequence MEQTEAFRVLASADRQLVLHELLERDGAADIDDISRQVAARRHRLSSGKIDDGMIERAHVRLVHAHFPHLQARNLIDIDWDDEAVALTDDESVEQLLEAAEELESWPPTDLLEHPSRSR from the coding sequence ATGGAACAAACAGAGGCATTCCGCGTTCTCGCCAGCGCCGACCGTCAGCTCGTGCTCCACGAGCTACTCGAACGCGACGGGGCGGCCGACATCGACGATATCTCGCGACAGGTGGCCGCTCGGCGACACCGCCTCTCATCCGGCAAGATCGACGACGGGATGATCGAGCGCGCGCACGTCCGGCTCGTCCACGCTCACTTCCCGCACCTGCAGGCGCGGAATCTGATCGATATCGACTGGGACGACGAGGCGGTCGCCCTGACCGACGACGAGTCCGTCGAGCAGCTCCTCGAGGCCGCCGAAGAGTTAGAGAGTTGGCCGCCGACCGATCTCCTCGAACACCCGTCGCGCAGTCGGTGA
- a CDS encoding ferredoxin, protein MSDDGIQRASDVGSSDAPPVEEKPYKIVFEANKCFGAGKCAEVSDNWEMSLASGMAQPNEYFFGEEDLEHNVRAAEVCPAKKDDGCIHVVDRRTDEEIAPDPHGDGTLSVDW, encoded by the coding sequence ATGAGCGACGACGGTATTCAGCGCGCGAGCGACGTGGGCTCGAGCGACGCGCCGCCGGTCGAGGAAAAGCCCTACAAGATCGTCTTCGAGGCCAACAAGTGCTTCGGCGCGGGCAAGTGCGCCGAGGTCAGCGACAACTGGGAGATGTCCCTCGCCTCGGGGATGGCTCAACCGAACGAGTACTTCTTCGGCGAGGAGGACCTCGAGCACAACGTCCGCGCGGCGGAGGTCTGCCCGGCCAAGAAGGACGACGGCTGCATCCACGTCGTCGATCGGCGAACCGACGAGGAGATCGCGCCCGATCCCCACGGCGACGGGACGCTGAGCGTCGACTGGTAG
- a CDS encoding oxidoreductase, producing MGWTAADVPDQQGRTVVITGANSGIGLEATRELARNGATVIMACRSAARGAEAVSDIRSDVPDADLRVEECDLADLESIRSFADRLDDEDLDALINNAGVMAIPRSETEDGFETQFGVNHLGHFALTGLLLENLRLDEAGDSRIVTVSSGVHESGAIDFDDLQGEDSYDKWDAYAQSKLANVLFAYELERRLLTADANAMSNAVHPGYANTRLQFRGPEQSGSRIRKAGMWLVNTVVAQSAEMGALPTLYAATAPEAEGGAYYGPGGFENMRGAPERQASSDRSYDEETARRLWDVSSELTGVTYDRLPEPAQSAER from the coding sequence ATGGGCTGGACTGCCGCCGACGTCCCCGATCAGCAGGGTCGCACGGTCGTCATCACGGGCGCCAACAGCGGTATCGGTCTCGAGGCGACGCGCGAACTCGCGCGCAACGGCGCGACGGTGATCATGGCCTGCCGGAGCGCGGCTCGGGGTGCGGAGGCGGTCAGCGATATCCGCTCGGACGTTCCCGACGCCGACCTCCGCGTCGAGGAGTGCGACCTCGCGGACCTCGAGTCGATACGCTCGTTTGCCGACCGCCTCGACGACGAGGACCTCGACGCGTTGATCAACAACGCCGGCGTCATGGCGATCCCGCGCTCGGAGACCGAGGACGGCTTCGAGACCCAGTTCGGCGTCAACCACCTCGGACACTTCGCGCTGACCGGACTGCTGCTCGAGAACCTGAGGCTGGACGAGGCGGGCGATTCCCGGATCGTCACCGTCTCGAGCGGCGTTCACGAGAGCGGCGCGATCGACTTCGACGACCTCCAGGGCGAGGACTCCTACGACAAGTGGGACGCCTACGCTCAGTCGAAACTGGCCAACGTGCTGTTCGCCTACGAACTCGAGCGCCGGCTGCTGACGGCGGACGCGAACGCGATGAGCAACGCGGTCCACCCGGGCTACGCGAACACGCGCTTGCAGTTTCGCGGTCCCGAACAGAGCGGCAGTCGGATCCGGAAGGCGGGGATGTGGCTCGTGAACACCGTCGTCGCGCAGTCGGCCGAGATGGGCGCGCTACCGACGCTGTACGCCGCGACCGCGCCCGAGGCCGAGGGCGGCGCGTACTACGGCCCCGGCGGGTTCGAGAACATGCGCGGCGCGCCCGAGCGCCAGGCCTCCTCGGATCGCTCCTACGACGAGGAGACGGCCCGCCGGCTGTGGGACGTCTCGAGCGAGTTGACCGGCGTGACCTACGACCGGCTTCCCGAACCGGCGCAGTCGGCGGAACGGTAG
- a CDS encoding PAS domain S-box protein, giving the protein MGSSSTDADHPAQIRRQEVVADLSQQALETGDLDGVLADAALAIAETLDIEYCSVFELRPDRTAAVLRAGAGWSTDRLGSTAVSADRSSWTGYAVRAAEPVVTDDLDAESRFSAPALLVDHDVASGAAVRIGPDEQPWGVLGAYATESHALSEADVDFLERVADVLGSAVEHARTRRDLERTERRFEAIFEDPNILVGLLDPDGTVRDINGTAMDYIDADLEDVIGEPFWETPWWGEVDDGERFDESRSSADESGEPAGVRDDVKRWTERAAGGEYVNFEADLTRPNGERYTLNGAFRPVTNDEGEVVSVIVSDRDVTERKARERELEESEQRYRTLVDQFPNGVVALVDEELTYRTVGGNPTDTADATAEEIEGTPVAEAASPAVADELVSSYEAALEGESSAFESRANDRVYDFRIVPVRDDDGEVFAALGMSQDVTERKERERRLEESEQRYRTLMEYFPNGIVTLFDPDLRYELAAGQGFDRIPVDPAEFAGNHVREVWDDETAATLQPVFEAALDGEEQSIELEYADRVWVVRVVPITDERGDVFAGMTMAQDITERKRHEQYLRETTAQLEAATEAGAVGTWEWHLQEDEMVAGETFAETFDVDPQAAREGVSSERFLEAVHPADRERVEEEMEAAVESCGEYEAEYRVRTAADELRWVVSRGRVECDEDGNPIRFPGAVTDITERKRAELQLERNNEQLETLFDVLPVGVMVADADGGIHQANDTAREIWGGDVFDTDSVAEYERFPVWSADSGERISPEELTLARVLDGEEVTEPDIYEIEADDGERRIVRVEGMPVRNERGEVTRGVVTITDITERRESQRRLEESEQRYRTLIDHFPNGAVGLFDENLEYQIAGGGVFDEIGASADEAVGQTLRERYPPEQVERLEPKFRAALEGEVSSFEMELHDRDWMAYTVPVMDDDDEIFGGMVMVQEITERKERERKLRERERSLEQYKEYIDEILDAIDDVFYIVGEDGSLQRWNRSVTDVTGYSDEEIAAMEPTELFIDDDVEDVLAAIGEGLETGSVSVELTVRTSDGDTVPFEFNASRLEDPWGNTVLAGIGRDITDRLEREKHLERYETIVETVNDGVYVVDEDGRFTMVNETYASMLGYEPDELVGTDASRMVDDDVTERVEELTAGDAERPTIEAEVRTADGDRLPVEGTFAMLPEDDNTWHRVSIVRDISDRKERERRLEESERRYRTLVENFPGGAVGLYDENLEYIVVGGEAFDDLGISEDEVAGATLYERYPDDLVDEIEPYFRAVFDGEANTFEFRARGRDVWAHTIPLRNDDDEIFAGMVMVQDVTERREYERRLEESNERLERFAYAASHDLQEPLRMVTSYLMLLENRYGDVFDDDGQEFLEFAVDGADRMREMIDGLLEYSRVETRGDPFEPMDLNVVVDDVLEDLQFRIEETDAEITVEDLPRVEGDASQLRQVFQNLLSNALTYSGDEPPRIHVGAERREAPRASDHSGEAAENDGDEWVISVADEGIGIAPEDQERVFTIFDRLHSRGEYDGTGIGLALCERIVERHDGEIWVDSEPGEGATFSVTLSASRDP; this is encoded by the coding sequence ATGGGATCGTCGTCTACCGACGCGGATCACCCCGCGCAGATTCGTCGGCAAGAGGTCGTCGCCGACCTCAGCCAGCAGGCCCTCGAGACGGGGGATCTCGACGGGGTGCTGGCCGATGCGGCGCTCGCTATCGCGGAGACGCTCGATATCGAGTACTGCTCCGTGTTCGAACTCCGACCCGATCGAACGGCGGCCGTGTTGCGCGCCGGCGCCGGCTGGTCGACCGACCGCCTCGGCTCGACCGCCGTGTCCGCGGATCGGTCCTCGTGGACGGGATACGCAGTTCGCGCGGCGGAGCCGGTCGTCACCGACGATCTCGACGCCGAGTCGCGGTTTTCCGCTCCGGCGTTGCTCGTCGATCACGACGTCGCCAGCGGCGCCGCCGTCCGTATCGGACCGGACGAGCAGCCGTGGGGCGTCCTCGGCGCGTACGCGACCGAGAGCCACGCCCTTTCGGAGGCCGACGTCGACTTCCTCGAGCGCGTCGCGGACGTCCTCGGATCGGCGGTCGAACACGCCCGCACGCGCCGCGACCTCGAGCGGACGGAGCGCCGGTTCGAGGCGATCTTCGAGGATCCGAACATCCTCGTGGGGCTGCTCGATCCGGACGGGACGGTCCGGGACATCAACGGGACGGCCATGGACTACATCGACGCCGACCTCGAGGACGTGATCGGCGAGCCGTTCTGGGAGACGCCGTGGTGGGGCGAGGTCGACGACGGTGAGCGATTCGACGAATCGCGGTCCTCGGCGGACGAGTCCGGCGAGCCCGCCGGTGTCCGGGACGACGTCAAGCGATGGACCGAACGGGCGGCCGGCGGCGAGTACGTGAACTTCGAGGCCGATCTCACCCGTCCGAACGGAGAGCGGTACACCCTGAACGGCGCCTTCCGGCCGGTCACGAACGACGAGGGCGAGGTCGTCTCGGTGATCGTCTCCGACCGCGACGTGACAGAGCGCAAGGCCCGCGAACGGGAGCTCGAGGAGTCCGAACAGCGTTACCGGACGCTGGTCGACCAGTTCCCCAACGGCGTCGTCGCCCTCGTCGACGAGGAGCTCACATACCGCACCGTCGGCGGGAATCCGACCGACACGGCCGACGCTACGGCCGAGGAAATCGAGGGCACGCCGGTCGCGGAAGCCGCCTCGCCGGCGGTGGCCGACGAACTCGTATCGAGCTACGAAGCCGCCCTCGAGGGCGAGTCGAGCGCGTTCGAATCGCGCGCGAACGACCGCGTCTACGACTTCCGGATCGTCCCGGTCCGGGACGACGACGGCGAGGTGTTCGCCGCGCTCGGCATGTCCCAGGACGTCACCGAGCGCAAGGAGCGCGAACGCCGCCTCGAGGAGTCCGAGCAGCGCTACCGGACGCTCATGGAGTACTTCCCGAACGGGATCGTGACGCTGTTCGACCCCGATCTCCGGTACGAACTGGCGGCCGGACAGGGATTCGACCGCATTCCCGTCGATCCCGCGGAGTTCGCGGGAAACCACGTCAGGGAGGTCTGGGACGACGAGACCGCAGCCACTCTGCAGCCGGTGTTCGAGGCCGCGCTGGACGGCGAGGAGCAGTCGATCGAACTCGAGTACGCCGATCGCGTGTGGGTCGTGCGGGTGGTCCCGATCACCGACGAGCGCGGCGACGTCTTCGCGGGCATGACCATGGCCCAGGACATCACCGAGCGCAAGCGACACGAGCAGTACCTCCGGGAGACGACGGCGCAACTCGAGGCCGCGACCGAAGCGGGCGCGGTCGGGACGTGGGAGTGGCACCTCCAGGAGGACGAGATGGTCGCCGGCGAGACGTTCGCCGAGACGTTCGACGTCGATCCGCAGGCGGCCCGCGAGGGCGTCTCGAGCGAGCGGTTTCTCGAGGCCGTCCACCCCGCCGACCGCGAGCGCGTCGAGGAGGAGATGGAAGCGGCCGTCGAGTCCTGCGGGGAGTACGAGGCGGAGTACCGCGTCCGAACCGCCGCCGACGAACTCCGGTGGGTGGTCTCCCGAGGCCGCGTCGAGTGCGACGAAGACGGGAACCCGATCCGGTTCCCCGGTGCGGTCACCGATATCACGGAGCGCAAACGCGCGGAATTACAGCTCGAGCGGAACAACGAGCAACTCGAGACGCTGTTCGACGTCCTCCCCGTCGGCGTGATGGTCGCCGACGCCGACGGCGGAATCCATCAGGCCAACGACACCGCACGGGAGATCTGGGGCGGCGACGTGTTCGACACCGACTCCGTCGCGGAGTACGAGCGGTTCCCGGTGTGGTCGGCCGATTCGGGCGAGCGCATTTCGCCGGAGGAGCTGACGCTCGCGCGCGTCCTCGACGGCGAGGAAGTGACGGAACCCGACATCTACGAGATCGAAGCCGACGACGGCGAGCGCCGGATCGTCCGCGTCGAGGGCATGCCGGTCCGAAACGAGCGCGGCGAGGTGACTCGCGGCGTGGTCACCATCACGGACATCACCGAACGTCGGGAGTCCCAACGCCGCCTCGAGGAGTCCGAGCAGCGATACCGGACGCTGATCGACCACTTCCCCAACGGTGCGGTCGGGCTGTTCGACGAGAACCTCGAGTATCAGATCGCCGGCGGCGGGGTCTTCGACGAGATCGGTGCCTCCGCGGACGAGGCCGTCGGTCAGACGCTCCGGGAACGGTATCCGCCGGAGCAGGTGGAACGCCTCGAACCGAAGTTCAGAGCCGCGCTCGAGGGCGAAGTCAGCTCCTTCGAGATGGAGCTCCACGACCGAGACTGGATGGCGTACACGGTTCCCGTCATGGACGACGACGACGAGATCTTCGGCGGGATGGTCATGGTCCAGGAGATCACCGAGCGAAAGGAGCGCGAGCGGAAACTCCGCGAGCGCGAGCGCAGTCTCGAGCAGTACAAGGAGTACATCGACGAGATCCTCGACGCCATCGACGACGTGTTCTACATCGTCGGCGAGGACGGCTCGCTACAGCGGTGGAACCGGAGCGTAACCGACGTAACCGGCTACTCGGACGAGGAGATCGCCGCGATGGAGCCGACGGAGCTGTTCATCGACGACGATGTCGAGGACGTCCTCGCAGCCATCGGGGAGGGACTCGAAACGGGGTCGGTCAGCGTGGAGCTGACGGTCCGGACCAGCGACGGCGACACCGTCCCCTTCGAGTTCAACGCCTCGCGGCTCGAGGACCCCTGGGGGAACACGGTACTGGCCGGAATCGGACGCGACATCACCGATCGGCTCGAGCGCGAGAAACACCTCGAGCGGTACGAGACGATCGTCGAGACGGTCAACGACGGCGTCTACGTCGTCGACGAGGACGGGCGCTTCACGATGGTCAACGAGACGTACGCGTCGATGCTCGGCTACGAGCCGGACGAACTCGTCGGAACCGACGCGTCGCGAATGGTCGACGACGACGTCACCGAACGGGTCGAGGAGCTGACGGCCGGCGACGCCGAGCGGCCGACGATCGAAGCCGAGGTTCGAACGGCCGACGGCGATCGGCTCCCCGTCGAAGGGACCTTCGCGATGCTGCCCGAGGACGACAACACGTGGCACCGCGTCAGCATCGTCCGGGACATCAGCGATCGAAAGGAACGAGAACGCCGGCTCGAGGAGTCCGAGCGCCGCTACCGGACGCTCGTCGAGAACTTCCCCGGCGGCGCGGTGGGGCTGTACGACGAGAACCTCGAGTACATCGTCGTCGGCGGCGAGGCGTTCGACGACTTGGGGATTTCGGAGGACGAGGTCGCCGGCGCGACGCTCTACGAGCGGTATCCGGACGACCTGGTCGACGAGATCGAACCGTACTTCCGAGCCGTCTTCGACGGCGAGGCGAACACGTTCGAGTTCCGAGCCCGCGGACGGGACGTCTGGGCCCACACGATCCCCCTTCGAAACGACGACGACGAGATCTTCGCGGGCATGGTCATGGTCCAGGACGTCACCGAGCGCAGGGAGTACGAGCGCAGACTCGAGGAGTCCAACGAGCGGTTGGAACGGTTCGCATACGCCGCCAGCCACGACCTGCAGGAACCGCTGCGGATGGTGACGAGTTACCTCATGCTGCTCGAGAATCGCTACGGCGACGTCTTCGACGACGACGGCCAGGAGTTCCTCGAGTTCGCCGTCGACGGCGCCGATCGGATGCGCGAGATGATCGACGGGCTCCTGGAGTACTCCCGCGTCGAGACCAGGGGCGACCCCTTCGAACCGATGGACCTCAACGTCGTCGTCGACGACGTGCTCGAGGACCTCCAGTTCCGGATCGAGGAGACGGACGCCGAGATCACGGTCGAGGACCTCCCGCGTGTCGAGGGCGACGCCAGCCAGCTGCGGCAGGTGTTCCAGAACCTGCTGTCGAACGCGCTCACCTACAGCGGCGACGAGCCGCCCCGGATTCACGTCGGCGCCGAGCGACGCGAGGCGCCACGCGCCTCGGACCATAGCGGCGAAGCCGCGGAGAACGACGGTGACGAGTGGGTGATATCGGTCGCGGACGAGGGGATCGGTATCGCCCCCGAGGACCAAGAGCGCGTGTTCACCATCTTCGACCGACTCCACAGTCGCGGCGAGTACGACGGGACCGGCATCGGGCTGGCGCTGTGCGAGCGGATCGTCGAGCGCCACGACGGCGAGATCTGGGTCGATTCGGAACCGGGCGAGGGGGCGACGTTCTCCGTCACCCTCTCCGCCTCCCGCGACCCGTAG
- a CDS encoding peptidylprolyl isomerase translates to MGDVTATLHTNRGDIEVELYDERAPRTVDNFVGLATGGKTWEDPETGEEVEGEPLYDDVAFHRVIEDFMIQGGDPTETGRGGPGYQFDDEFHEELRHDDEGILSMANSGPNTNGSQFFITLDAQPHLDDRHSVFGKVIDGMDVVHEIGSVDTDANDQPQEDVVLESVSVDYE, encoded by the coding sequence ATGGGAGACGTTACTGCCACCCTGCACACGAACCGCGGCGATATCGAAGTCGAACTCTACGACGAGCGCGCGCCGCGGACCGTCGACAACTTCGTCGGTCTCGCGACCGGCGGCAAGACCTGGGAAGACCCCGAGACGGGCGAGGAGGTCGAGGGCGAGCCCCTCTACGACGACGTCGCCTTCCACCGCGTCATCGAGGACTTCATGATTCAGGGCGGCGACCCGACCGAGACCGGTCGCGGCGGCCCCGGCTACCAGTTCGACGACGAGTTCCACGAGGAACTGCGCCACGACGACGAGGGCATCCTCTCGATGGCGAACTCCGGGCCGAACACCAACGGCTCGCAGTTCTTCATCACGCTCGACGCCCAGCCCCACCTCGACGACCGCCACTCGGTCTTCGGCAAGGTCATCGACGGCATGGACGTCGTCCACGAGATCGGATCCGTCGACACCGACGCCAACGACCAGCCGCAGGAAGACGTCGTCCTCGAGTCGGTCTCCGTCGACTACGAGTAA
- a CDS encoding succinylglutamate desuccinylase/aspartoacylase family protein, producing MNTGTHTVEEVTLARLPSGVELTTTIHTYRGAEGGPTLYVQAAQHGREINGTETLRRFHERLPLEELSGTIVAVPVANPLTFDLVSYITPEEFDSVNPNMNRIWPGDEGGSLHQQMAARLWTEVSRADAIVDLHTGSPDMYPHVVYREGDERSRALAEAFGTDLLLSEEADEDANEEWHRRGFAGKLRVAAAEEGIPSITPELAHNKQILEDAVEEGVEGLLDVCRYMGLLPGDVPERNQTIARNHLGQVTADGSGLFRPEPGLEVGQDITEGTPLGTVYDPRTYEPLHEAVADRDGILYALTREATVTAGDQLASVALIREE from the coding sequence ATGAACACCGGAACCCACACGGTCGAGGAGGTGACGCTCGCGAGGCTGCCCTCCGGCGTCGAACTGACGACGACGATTCACACGTACCGCGGCGCCGAGGGCGGACCGACGCTGTACGTCCAGGCCGCCCAGCACGGCCGCGAGATCAACGGCACCGAGACGCTCCGGCGGTTCCACGAGCGACTGCCCCTCGAGGAGCTGTCGGGAACGATCGTCGCCGTTCCCGTCGCGAACCCGCTGACCTTCGATCTGGTCTCCTACATCACGCCAGAAGAGTTCGACAGCGTCAACCCGAACATGAACCGGATCTGGCCGGGCGACGAGGGCGGGAGCCTCCACCAACAGATGGCCGCGCGGCTCTGGACGGAGGTGAGCCGCGCCGACGCCATCGTCGACCTCCACACGGGGAGCCCGGACATGTACCCCCACGTCGTCTACCGCGAGGGCGACGAACGGTCGCGCGCGCTCGCCGAAGCCTTCGGCACCGACCTGCTGCTCTCCGAAGAGGCCGACGAGGACGCCAACGAGGAGTGGCACCGGCGGGGCTTCGCGGGGAAGCTCCGGGTCGCCGCCGCCGAGGAGGGGATCCCCTCGATCACGCCCGAACTCGCCCACAACAAGCAGATCCTCGAGGACGCCGTCGAGGAGGGCGTCGAGGGCCTGCTCGACGTCTGCCGGTATATGGGGTTGCTCCCCGGCGACGTTCCGGAGCGAAACCAGACGATCGCGCGCAACCACCTCGGACAGGTCACCGCCGACGGCTCCGGCCTCTTCCGCCCGGAACCGGGGCTCGAAGTCGGACAGGATATTACCGAAGGGACGCCGCTCGGAACCGTCTACGATCCGCGGACGTACGAACCGCTCCACGAGGCGGTCGCGGACCGCGACGGGATTCTCTACGCGCTCACCCGAGAGGCGACCGTGACCGCGGGCGATCAGCTCGCGAGCGTCGCGCTGATCCGCGAGGAGTGA
- a CDS encoding small multi-drug export protein, whose product MTLAPALVDVGQALEEATGVGRYLLVFVLAMIPAIEPFVVIPVAIGLGFDPAATGVAAFAGSVTAVGSIAVAHERLAAWWARRRGGDDLDSSDRYGRARRLWKRYGIVGLSFAGPILAGIHLTALLAMVVGENTRLTVGWLAIALAVWTVVLVGGSTAGISLLGLR is encoded by the coding sequence ATGACACTCGCTCCAGCACTCGTCGACGTCGGACAGGCGCTCGAGGAAGCCACCGGCGTCGGTCGATACCTCCTCGTGTTCGTCCTCGCGATGATTCCGGCGATCGAACCGTTCGTCGTCATCCCGGTCGCGATCGGGCTCGGCTTCGATCCGGCCGCCACCGGCGTCGCCGCCTTCGCCGGCAGCGTCACCGCGGTCGGTTCCATCGCGGTCGCCCACGAGCGCCTCGCCGCCTGGTGGGCCCGACGGCGGGGCGGCGACGACCTCGACTCGAGCGATCGGTACGGTCGCGCACGGCGGCTCTGGAAGCGCTACGGGATCGTCGGGCTCTCGTTCGCCGGTCCGATACTCGCCGGTATCCACCTCACGGCGCTGCTGGCGATGGTCGTCGGGGAGAACACGCGACTGACCGTCGGCTGGCTCGCGATCGCCCTCGCGGTCTGGACGGTCGTCCTCGTCGGCGGGTCGACCGCCGGAATCTCGCTGCTCGGGCTCCGCTGA
- a CDS encoding SDR family NAD(P)-dependent oxidoreductase, with product MRLEDNTVVITGAGAGIGRETALRCADEGARVVVTDVDVADGEETVELIEDAGGEAEFAELDVTDSDRFHDVVDAVAEDYGLDVMINNAGTGHPGGPLEDLDDEVRDFVVDININGVWNGCSAALPHMKEQGHGAIVNVGSLASILGLPHQAAYSTTKAAVLNLTRTVAAEAGPYGVRANAVCPGFTETQLLDDYLDQQGDPEQAREAMVEEYPLKRLGEPEEIADAILFLASDEASFVTGHGLVVDGGYSA from the coding sequence ATGCGACTCGAAGACAACACCGTCGTTATCACGGGCGCGGGCGCGGGGATCGGTCGGGAGACGGCACTGCGGTGTGCCGACGAGGGCGCGCGGGTCGTCGTCACCGACGTCGACGTGGCGGACGGCGAGGAGACCGTCGAACTGATCGAAGACGCCGGCGGCGAGGCCGAGTTCGCCGAACTCGACGTCACCGACAGCGATCGGTTCCACGACGTCGTCGACGCCGTCGCCGAGGACTACGGACTCGACGTGATGATCAACAACGCCGGCACCGGCCATCCCGGCGGTCCGCTGGAGGACCTCGACGACGAGGTCCGGGACTTCGTGGTCGACATCAACATCAACGGGGTCTGGAACGGCTGCTCCGCGGCCTTGCCTCACATGAAAGAACAGGGCCACGGCGCGATCGTCAACGTCGGCTCGCTGGCGAGCATCCTCGGGCTCCCCCATCAGGCGGCCTACTCGACGACCAAAGCGGCCGTGTTGAACCTGACCCGAACCGTCGCGGCGGAAGCCGGCCCCTACGGCGTCCGCGCCAACGCCGTCTGCCCCGGCTTCACGGAGACCCAACTGCTCGACGACTATCTGGACCAGCAGGGCGATCCCGAACAGGCCCGCGAGGCGATGGTCGAGGAGTACCCGCTCAAGCGACTCGGCGAACCCGAGGAGATCGCCGACGCGATCCTGTTCCTCGCCAGCGACGAGGCCTCGTTCGTCACCGGCCACGGACTGGTCGTCGACGGCGGCTATTCGGCCTGA
- a CDS encoding anthranilate phosphoribosyltransferase, with product MAQASHEFGEWPLKRLMTEVVGSGPKSADDMSREQAREAFQRILAGEPDATTLGAFWLANRWKRNNPEELAGYTDVMREESVVTAEPEADPVDCGANYDGKHSSAVLGVGAGLVAAAAGTPVVVHSGDRVPTQKATAYKHVLDELGIRTDLAPEESADMVDETGFGFYYQPAFNPGVHDLYDRRDQMGVRTFVNTIETVGNPANADVHLGSFYHLAFAKKLTDLIRESDHLDYSRVIFFQGMEGYDDIRPGYTKVAEWNGGEELEDYEIETAEYGMEMENEDLEVDDVTADSATITEEVLTGERDDHFADAIALNGAFRMYAREDVDSLEAGLERARDVIADGSAEAVLEDLRAF from the coding sequence ATGGCGCAGGCATCCCATGAGTTCGGTGAGTGGCCGCTGAAACGGCTGATGACCGAGGTCGTCGGCTCCGGTCCCAAGTCCGCCGACGACATGAGCCGCGAGCAAGCCCGCGAGGCGTTCCAGCGGATTCTGGCCGGCGAACCCGACGCGACGACGCTGGGCGCGTTCTGGCTGGCCAACCGCTGGAAGCGCAACAACCCCGAAGAACTGGCGGGCTACACCGACGTCATGCGCGAGGAGTCGGTCGTCACCGCCGAACCCGAGGCCGATCCCGTCGACTGCGGCGCGAACTACGACGGCAAACACAGTTCGGCCGTCCTCGGCGTCGGCGCCGGCCTCGTGGCCGCCGCCGCGGGCACGCCGGTCGTCGTTCACTCCGGGGATCGCGTCCCCACTCAGAAAGCAACGGCGTATAAACACGTCCTCGACGAACTCGGGATCCGCACCGACCTCGCGCCCGAAGAAAGCGCCGACATGGTCGACGAGACCGGCTTCGGCTTCTACTACCAGCCCGCGTTCAACCCCGGCGTCCACGACCTCTACGACCGCCGCGACCAGATGGGCGTGCGGACGTTCGTCAACACGATCGAGACCGTCGGCAACCCCGCGAACGCCGACGTCCACCTCGGCTCGTTCTACCACCTCGCCTTCGCGAAGAAGCTGACCGATCTCATCCGGGAGAGCGACCATCTCGACTACTCGCGGGTCATCTTCTTCCAGGGAATGGAGGGGTACGACGACATCCGCCCCGGCTACACGAAAGTTGCCGAATGGAATGGCGGCGAGGAACTCGAGGACTACGAGATCGAGACCGCCGAGTACGGCATGGAGATGGAAAACGAGGACCTCGAGGTCGACGACGTCACCGCCGACTCCGCGACGATCACCGAAGAGGTGCTCACCGGCGAGCGCGACGATCACTTCGCCGACGCCATCGCCCTCAACGGCGCGTTCCGGATGTACGCCCGCGAGGACGTCGACAGCCTCGAGGCGGGACTCGAGCGGGCCCGCGACGTGATCGCCGACGGCAGCGCCGAGGCGGTGCTCGAGGACCTGCGGGCGTTCTGA